One window of Apteryx mantelli isolate bAptMan1 chromosome 8, bAptMan1.hap1, whole genome shotgun sequence genomic DNA carries:
- the PLPP6 gene encoding polyisoprenoid diphosphate/phosphate phosphohydrolase PLPP6, protein MPSPRSSRERRGGGGGRPEFLSLVSQRGAGAPESPSRRREAGGAAPPPLPEEDCMKLNPSFVGIALSALLAVDLWASKRLGVCAAEGSAWGSARPLMKVIEVSGHGVPWLLGTAYGLCRSGSAATREVLLNLLFALLLDLVLVAVVKGLVKRRRPTHNKMDMFVTISVDKYSFPSGHATRAALVCRFVLHHLVLAVPLRVLVVLWALIVGISRVMLGRHNVTDVLFGLLLGYMLYSVVEYCWLSPLSAPALFALWSH, encoded by the exons atGCCGAGCCCGCGGAGCagccgggagcggcgcgggggcggcggcggccgccccgagtTCCTGTCGCTGGTGAGccagcgcggcgccggcgccccggAGAGCCCGTCGCGGCGccgggaggcgggcggcgcggcgccgccgccgctgcccgaggAGGACTGCATGAAGCTGAACCCCTCCTTCGTGGGCATCGCCCTCAGCGCCCTGCTCGCCGTCGACCTCTGGGCCTCCAAGCGCCTGGGCGTGTGCGCGGCCGAGGGCTCGGCCTGGGGCAGCGCCCGGCCGCTCATGAAGGTCATCGAGGTGTCCGGGCACGGCGTCCCCTGGCTGCTGGGCACCGCCTACGGGCTCTGCCGGAGCGGCAGCGCGGCCACGCGCGAGGTGCTGCTCAACCTCCTCTTCG CGTTGCTGCTGGATTTAGTGCTGGTGGCAGTGGTGAAAGGGCTCGTGAAGCGGCGGCGGCCTACCCACAACAAGATGGACATGTTCGTCACCATCTCAGTGGACAAGTACTCCTTCCCATCGGGCCATGCCACCAGAGCTGCCTTGGTCTGCCGTTTCGTTCTGCACCACCTGGTGCTCGCCGTCCCATTGCGGGTCCTCGTGGTGCTCTGGGCTCTCATCGTCGGCATTTCGAGGGTCATGCTGGGCAGGCACAATGTGACAGATGTGCTCTTCGGCTTGCTCTTGGGCTACATGCTGTACAGCGTGGTGGAGTACTGCTGGCTGTCACCGCTCAGCGCACCTGCTCTGTTTGCGCTCTGGAGTCACTGA